The stretch of DNA CTCCTCTGCAGCTGCCTATTCAGCAGCTAGCAACTGCTGATCCTGGGGGTGTAGATGCATTGCAGTTTGCAAGTTATCCAATAAGACTCTAGCAACCTCAGCACTCTTCTCAATCTCAGAGaaattgttcttatttaactCCTTCAAAGACTTCTTCAGATTCTTAAGTTTAGTAACAACTTGGTACATCTTTACCCTTGAAACAGACTTATTCCATTCAGTAGCCACCACTTCTTTAAATTTGGAATCTAAGctccacatattgaagtatttaaaAGAATTCTTTCTGGTAGTTGCCTCATTCCTTCTATAGCAAATGCAAGGACAGTGGTCAAAGGTTCCTTCATTCATTAAGAAAGCTGAGCTATCAGGGAAGCTCTGAAGCCAATCAATATTAATTAAACACCTGTTAATCCTTGAAAAAACACGAGTAGAAGGGTCCTGTTTATTGTTCCAAGTGAAGAAAGATCCATGAGCTACAATGTCAGTCACCTCACAATACTCAACACACTGCCTGAAATCTCTTATTTCATTCCAAGTAACTTCTCTACCCAGCCTTTCATTGTAATCCAAAACTGAGTTGAAATCCCCACAAATGCACCAAGCTTTGACACATTGATCCTTAGTCTGGTTAAGCTTCTCCCAGAGATTGAGTCTCTCACTATCAGAATTAGACCCATACACTACAATGTACCAGAAACTATCACCTGAAGTAAGATCAGACACTTCAACAGTGATGTGCTGATCACTATCATTAAGGAGCTGAAAATTGAAAACTTGAGGAAGCCAAATAATCCATACTCTGCCACCAGGATTATGTACATTATTGTTGATACCTTTCCACTGAACTCCTAAATTATTGAGCACAACCACAAAATCCTGCTCCTTTATTTTTGTCTCCACTAATCCAAATAAaccaattttattttgaaaaagaaAATACTTAATATCTAATTGTTTATTTGGGTTGTTCatacccctaacattccaaaatcccAGTCTATCCATTATCACAAGTAATATGAGTACTACTCTCCCCTACCTCTTGTAATACCCTTGTCTCATCAGTACTAGCAGTGTCCTTAGTAGGAGAAACAACTGCTTTATAGGAAGTGCCAGGTCTAAGATGAGACACAGGAGCATGTTCTTGCCTCACTCTTTTAATAATAGGACTTGTTGCCACAGGGAGGTGATCAGAGTTATGAAAAGTTACCCCTCCAAACAAAGGAGTGGATGGCATCTCCCCCTCTGGTTTGTTCAAAGTAGTAGTCTGTGGCTGGGTCACAATAGGCTTAACCACTGGTCTCCATACCTGAATTATGCGAGGAGCAGCAGTTGGCTTCTTACATACATCCTTCGTGTGGCCAATGCCCTTACAGGA from Silene latifolia isolate original U9 population chromosome 10, ASM4854445v1, whole genome shotgun sequence encodes:
- the LOC141607946 gene encoding uncharacterized protein LOC141607946; the encoded protein is MAREPVKSVPVWIRLCGLGLKFWGEKTLEKLATLVGKYMRADSATMDKTRLGYARIMVEVEVGQEFPDKIYFKDEKGSVVCVCVEYEWKPVVCGSCKGIGHTKDVCKKPTAAPRIIQVWRPVVKPIVTQPQTTTLNKPEGEMPSTPLFGGVTFHNSDHLPVATSPIIKRVRQEHAPVSHLRPGTSYKAVVSPTKDTASTDETRVLQEVGESSTHITLETKIKEQDFVVVLNNLGVQWKGINNNVHNPGGRVWIIWLPQVFNFQLLNDSDQHITVEVSDLTSGDSFWYIVVYGSNSDSERLNLWEKLNQTKDQCVKAWCICGDFNSVLDYNERLGREVTWNEIRDFRQCVEYCEVTDIVAHGSFFTWNNKQDPSTRVFSRINRCLINIDWLQSFPDSSAFLMNEGTFDHCPCICYRRNEATTRKNSFKYFNMWSLDSKFKEVVATEWNKSVSRVKMYQVVTKLKNLKKSLKELNKNNFSEIEKSAEVARVLLDNLQTAMHLHPQDQQLLAAE